A genomic segment from Spinacia oleracea cultivar Varoflay chromosome 3, BTI_SOV_V1, whole genome shotgun sequence encodes:
- the LOC130469723 gene encoding uncharacterized protein gives MSKPLMQACTVADMSIEYDWCTFAHEWLMTKSSEFAEKFDKAGFVAGCGGCTLFLLIFYLDHLNRPPLSWNEFPRIGVWTTEHVFLARDLDKKETDDYGKLSSLDIAYGEPHPRLTRDKITPISQEDEDEDCEDTRLVNNIMKLITPYLERLEEKIDKLQTARDNTRPFGFPIHDQFHIHSPAHHFADDIQDLDLGLNQPFTSLEQLGSPRIINPTSQRTQTEQQEINKKMAAVDDMLHIDNHHQVSVTDVIGKVANESLQSVLAQRHEEYHANNENDPGNNKELNQDDLLTSKELNEDARDNDEELNEDARDNEEAAAGGGGPRRRRSLGHRTHIPSAAVFSGDFVSGTNQRVTGPVNDITAFVKRWKDLRDEANPGQVMITCDGRSATQRDCYGVLHTRARVSADYVRMASEMYMKKWAMDYEGKSRRIMLDPTFAVITP, from the exons ATGTCTAAGCCCTTGATGCAAGCGTGTACTGTGGCAGACATGTCAATTGAATATGATTGGTGTACGTTTGCCCATGAGTGGCTTATGACTAAGTCTTCTGAGTTTGCTGAGAAGTTTGACAAAGCTGGGTTCGTGGCGGGATGTGGTGGTTGTACCCTGTTCCTCTTG ATATTCTACCTAGATCATTTGAACAGGCCTCCTCTGTCGTGGAACGAGTTTCCAAGGATAGGAGTTTGGACAACTGAGCATGTCTTCCTGGCTAGGGATTTGGACAAGAAGGAAACTGACGACTACGGAAAGCTATCA TCACTGGACATTGCATATGGGGAACCACATCCCCGACTCACCAGAGACAAAATTACACCCATCTCGCAGGAAGATGAAGATGAGGATTGCGAGGATACAAGGCTAGTAAATAAT ATTATGAAGTTGATCACACCTTACCTAGAGAGGCTGGAGGAGAAGATTGATAAGTTGCAAACGGCACGGGACAACACAAGACCCTTTGGCTTTCCCATACATGACCAGTTCCATATCCATTCTCCGGCTCATCATTTTGCTGACGATATACAAGATCTTGATCTTGGTTTGAATCAACCATTCACGTCTCTTGAGCAACTGGGAAGTCCAAGGATAATCAATCCAACCTCACAAAGAACCCAAACAGAGCAACAAGAGATCAACAAGAAGATGGCCGCTGTCGACGATATGTTGCACATTGACAATCACCATCAAGTATCAGTTACTGATGTCATTGGCAAAGTTGCAAATGAATCTCTTCAATCCGTATTAGCACAACGTCATGAAGAGTATCATGCCAATAACGAGAATGATCCTGGGAACAATAAGGAGTTGAATCAAGACGACCTATTGACTAGTAAGGAGTTGAATGAGGATGCGCGTGACAATGATGAGGAGTTGAATGAGGATGCGCGTGACAATGAAGAGGCCGCTGCTGGAGGAGGAGGACCAAGGAGGAGGAGGAGTTTAGGACACCGAACTCATATTCCATCTGCAGCAGTATTTTCGGGAGATTTCGTGTCTGGTACAAACCAAAGGGTCACAGGTCCGGTTAATGACATCACTGCGTTCGTTAAGAGATGGAAAGATTTGAGAGACGAGGCTAA TCCAGGACAAGTCATGATTACCTGCGATGGCAGGAGTGCAACCCAAAGAGACTGCTATGGGGTCTTGCATACAAGAGCGAGGGTCAGTGCTGACTATGTAAGGATGGCTTCGGAGATGTATATGAAAAAGTGGGCAATGGATTACGAAGGCAAGAGTCGGAGAATTATGCTTGACCCAACATTTGCGGTAATTACGCCTTGA
- the LOC110804624 gene encoding probable methyltransferase PMT2 isoform X2: METCITPFPNDGAGDQLKPFPERLYAVPPRIASGSVPGISVDAYLKDNTMWKKHVKAYKRINSILDTGRYRNIMDMNAGLGGFVAAIYSSKSWVMNVMPTIAKKNTLGVIYERGLVGIYHDWCEGFSTYPRTYDLIHANGVFSLYKNKCNLEDILIEMDRILHPEGAVIIRDEVDVLVKVKKIVAGMRWDTRMVDHEDGPLVPEKILVAVKQYWTVDGVQYSLINNQTMLRSFSLHSLD; this comes from the exons ATGGAGACATGTATTACCCCGTTCCCAAATGATGGTGCTGGTGATCAGTTGAAGCCATTCCCTGAGAGGTTGTATGCAGTACCTCCCAGGATAGCTAGTGGATCTGTTCCTGGAATTTCTGTTGATGCATACTTGAAGGACAATACTATGTGGAAGAAGCATGTAAAAGCTTATAAAAGAATCAATAGCATACTTGATACTGGAAGATACCGTAACATTATGGATATGAACGCTGGCTTAGGAGGTTTTGTTGCTGCAATCTATTCTTCCAAATCGTGGGTTATGAACGTCATGCCGACTATAGCTAAAAAGAATACTTTGGGTGTTATTTACGAGCGAGGACTTGTTGGTATCTATCATGACTG GTGTGAGGGTTTCTCTACATACCCGAGGACATATGACTTGATTCATGCTAACGGCGTCTTTAGTCTATACAAGAATAA ATGCAACTTGGAAGACATACTTATAGAGATGGACCGAATTCTGCATCCTGAAGGAGCAGTAATAATTCGGGATGAAGTAGACGTGCTCGTAAAGGTGAAAAAGATAGTAGCCGGGATGAGGTGGGACACGAGAATGGTGGATCACGAGGATGGACCATTGGTTCCCGAGAAGATACTGGTTGCTGTTAAACAGTACTGGACTGTTGACGGAG TGCAGTATAGTTTGATCAACAACCAGACAATGTTGAGATCATTCAGTCTTCATTCACTTGATTGA
- the LOC110804624 gene encoding probable methyltransferase PMT2 isoform X1, whose translation METCITPFPNDGAGDQLKPFPERLYAVPPRIASGSVPGISVDAYLKDNTMWKKHVKAYKRINSILDTGRYRNIMDMNAGLGGFVAAIYSSKSWVMNVMPTIAKKNTLGVIYERGLVGIYHDWCEGFSTYPRTYDLIHANGVFSLYKNKCNLEDILIEMDRILHPEGAVIIRDEVDVLVKVKKIVAGMRWDTRMVDHEDGPLVPEKILVAVKQYWTVDGGSCSTTVSVLCYRCFALICLAFY comes from the exons ATGGAGACATGTATTACCCCGTTCCCAAATGATGGTGCTGGTGATCAGTTGAAGCCATTCCCTGAGAGGTTGTATGCAGTACCTCCCAGGATAGCTAGTGGATCTGTTCCTGGAATTTCTGTTGATGCATACTTGAAGGACAATACTATGTGGAAGAAGCATGTAAAAGCTTATAAAAGAATCAATAGCATACTTGATACTGGAAGATACCGTAACATTATGGATATGAACGCTGGCTTAGGAGGTTTTGTTGCTGCAATCTATTCTTCCAAATCGTGGGTTATGAACGTCATGCCGACTATAGCTAAAAAGAATACTTTGGGTGTTATTTACGAGCGAGGACTTGTTGGTATCTATCATGACTG GTGTGAGGGTTTCTCTACATACCCGAGGACATATGACTTGATTCATGCTAACGGCGTCTTTAGTCTATACAAGAATAA ATGCAACTTGGAAGACATACTTATAGAGATGGACCGAATTCTGCATCCTGAAGGAGCAGTAATAATTCGGGATGAAGTAGACGTGCTCGTAAAGGTGAAAAAGATAGTAGCCGGGATGAGGTGGGACACGAGAATGGTGGATCACGAGGATGGACCATTGGTTCCCGAGAAGATACTGGTTGCTGTTAAACAGTACTGGACTGTTGACGGAG GTTCCTGCTCTACAACCGTTAGTGTTCTCTGCTATCGCTGCTTTGCTCTGATCTGCCTTGCTTTTTATTGA
- the LOC110804624 gene encoding probable methyltransferase PMT2 isoform X4: METCITPFPNDGAGDQLKPFPERLYAVPPRIASGSVPGISVDAYLKDNTMWKKHVKAYKRINSILDTGRYRNIMDMNAGLGGFVAAIYSSKSWVMNVMPTIAKKNTLGVIYERGLVGIYHDWCEGFSTYPRTYDLIHANGVFSLYKNKCNLEDILIEMDRILHPEGAVIIRDEVDVLVKVKKIVAGMRWDTRMVDHEDGPLVPEKILVAVKQYWTVDGV, translated from the exons ATGGAGACATGTATTACCCCGTTCCCAAATGATGGTGCTGGTGATCAGTTGAAGCCATTCCCTGAGAGGTTGTATGCAGTACCTCCCAGGATAGCTAGTGGATCTGTTCCTGGAATTTCTGTTGATGCATACTTGAAGGACAATACTATGTGGAAGAAGCATGTAAAAGCTTATAAAAGAATCAATAGCATACTTGATACTGGAAGATACCGTAACATTATGGATATGAACGCTGGCTTAGGAGGTTTTGTTGCTGCAATCTATTCTTCCAAATCGTGGGTTATGAACGTCATGCCGACTATAGCTAAAAAGAATACTTTGGGTGTTATTTACGAGCGAGGACTTGTTGGTATCTATCATGACTG GTGTGAGGGTTTCTCTACATACCCGAGGACATATGACTTGATTCATGCTAACGGCGTCTTTAGTCTATACAAGAATAA ATGCAACTTGGAAGACATACTTATAGAGATGGACCGAATTCTGCATCCTGAAGGAGCAGTAATAATTCGGGATGAAGTAGACGTGCTCGTAAAGGTGAAAAAGATAGTAGCCGGGATGAGGTGGGACACGAGAATGGTGGATCACGAGGATGGACCATTGGTTCCCGAGAAGATACTGGTTGCTGTTAAACAGTACTGGACTGTTGACGGAG TATAG
- the LOC110804624 gene encoding probable methyltransferase PMT2 isoform X3 has translation METCITPFPNDGAGDQLKPFPERLYAVPPRIASGSVPGISVDAYLKDNTMWKKHVKAYKRINSILDTGRYRNIMDMNAGLGGFVAAIYSSKSWVMNVMPTIAKKNTLGVIYERGLVGIYHDWCEGFSTYPRTYDLIHANGVFSLYKNKCNLEDILIEMDRILHPEGAVIIRDEVDVLVKVKKIVAGMRWDTRMVDHEDGPLVPEKILVAVKQYWTVDGGNPTSNQ, from the exons ATGGAGACATGTATTACCCCGTTCCCAAATGATGGTGCTGGTGATCAGTTGAAGCCATTCCCTGAGAGGTTGTATGCAGTACCTCCCAGGATAGCTAGTGGATCTGTTCCTGGAATTTCTGTTGATGCATACTTGAAGGACAATACTATGTGGAAGAAGCATGTAAAAGCTTATAAAAGAATCAATAGCATACTTGATACTGGAAGATACCGTAACATTATGGATATGAACGCTGGCTTAGGAGGTTTTGTTGCTGCAATCTATTCTTCCAAATCGTGGGTTATGAACGTCATGCCGACTATAGCTAAAAAGAATACTTTGGGTGTTATTTACGAGCGAGGACTTGTTGGTATCTATCATGACTG GTGTGAGGGTTTCTCTACATACCCGAGGACATATGACTTGATTCATGCTAACGGCGTCTTTAGTCTATACAAGAATAA ATGCAACTTGGAAGACATACTTATAGAGATGGACCGAATTCTGCATCCTGAAGGAGCAGTAATAATTCGGGATGAAGTAGACGTGCTCGTAAAGGTGAAAAAGATAGTAGCCGGGATGAGGTGGGACACGAGAATGGTGGATCACGAGGATGGACCATTGGTTCCCGAGAAGATACTGGTTGCTGTTAAACAGTACTGGACTGTTGACGGAGGTAACCCCACATCCAACCAATAA